One window of the Zygotorulaspora mrakii chromosome 6, complete sequence genome contains the following:
- the TMA20 gene encoding translation machinery-associated protein 20 (similar to Saccharomyces cerevisiae TMA20 (YER007C- A); ancestral locus Anc_7.152), which yields MFRKFTKEDVHSRSKVKSSMQRTLKAKLVRQYPKLEDVIDELIPKKSQIELIKCEDKIQLYTVDGEVFFFQKFDELIPSLKLVHKFPDAYPTVQVDRGAIKFVLSGANIMCPGLTSAGAKLPPAPGYENDTIVVINAENKVSAMAVGKLMMSTEEIKSINKGHGVEMIHHLDDPLWNFTVE from the exons ATGTTCAGAAA ATTTACGAAGGAAGATGTCCACTCAAGATCGAAGGTGAAATCTTCGATGCAGAGAACTTTGAAAGCAAAACTTGTGAGGCAGTACCCAAAATTGGAGGATGTCATTGATGAATTAATACCtaaaaaaagtcaaattgAACTGATAAAGTGTGAAGATAAAATTCAATTGTACACTGTTGATGGCGAAGtgtttttcttccaaaaatttgacgAACTGATTCCTAGCTTGAAACTCGTTCACAAATTTCCGGATGCTTACCCAACTGTCCAGGTTGACAGAGGTGCAATCAAATTTGTTCTATCTGGCGCTAACATAATGTGTCCAGGTTTAACGTCAGCTGGGGCGAAACTCCCACCCGCTCCTGGATACGAAAATGACACTATTGTTGTAATCAATGCGGAAAATAAGGTGAGCGCCATGGCAGTAGGAAAGTTGATGATGAGTACAGAGGAAATAAAGTCTATCAACAAAGGGCACGGAGTCGAAATGATTCATCATTTGGATGATCCTTTATGGAACTTTACCGTAGAATAA